In Terriglobia bacterium, the genomic window CGGGAACCGCCGCCGTGGATATCTGTCTGTTTTCAGAGAGCGGCCTGGACACCAGCATGACCTACACGGTCTCCGGGCCGGGCGACGTCCTGGTCATCGCCAAGCAGCCGGCGGGACTGGGGATTATCCACCTGACGCTGCAGCTCGCGAGCACCACGCTGCCGGGCGCGCGCACGCTCTTCATCCAAAACACCAATCTGGACGAGACCGCGGCCAGCGGCGCCCTGGAGGTCGAGTGAAATGAACTTTGCGCAACGTCGCCGCTTTCTGTGGATCCTGTTTCTGGGCGGGCTGCTGCTCATCGCCCTGGTGGCCAACGCCACGACCTTCATCCGGCTGCCCTTCGGCGCGCTGGCGCAGCAGGCCGCGGCGGTGGCGCGCCTGCGCTGCCTCGCGACGGAGAGCCGCTGGGAGCAGGGCGTGATCTGGACGGACACGCGCTTCGCCGTGCTGGAAGCGGAGAAAGGGACGCTGCCGCGGCAGATCACGGTGCGCACCCCGGGCGGCCGGGTCGGCGGGCTGCAGGCGCACGTGGACGGCGCTCCGCGCTTCCGTCCGGGCGAAGAGGTCTACCTCTTTCTGTGGGCGCCTGCGGGCGAGCCCTACCGCGTGCTGGGCTGGGCCCAGGGCACGTTTCGCATCGCGAAGAATCCGCGGACCAGGCAGGAGACGGTCACGCAGGAATCCGCGGCGATGCCCGTCTTCGACCCGCAAAGGCGCGAGTTTCGCAGCGCAGGTTTCCGGCGGGTGCCGCTGGCGGAATTCCGCGAACGGCTGCGGCGGGCCGTGGCCGAAGCGCGATAGGAGGTATGCACAGATGCAGCGTTGCCTTTACAGATTCACCGCGGGCGCCCTGGCGCTGTGCCTGACTCTGTTTTCGGCGCAGACGGCTCGGGGCTATGCCTTCAACCAGGTCGTGCCCGACCTGCGGCTCTCCCCCAGCGTGGCGGGCAGCTCCGCGTGCCCCATCCCGGCGCATCAACTGACGGCCGCGGGAAGCCTCACGGTGCAGTGGAGCACAATCCTGGGAACGAACCCGCTAACCATCCTGACGCAGGACCAATCCACGTCCGGGCGGCTCAATGAAATCGAGCAGGCTATCCAGCAATCGCTGAACGTGTGGACGGGCGTTTCGGGGAGCGCGCTGCAGCCCGCCGTGCTCGCCCCGCTCGTGCGCGCGGCCTCGGCAAACATCTGCGCCGCGGACGGCCTCAACTCCATCTGCTTCGACCAGAGCGACGCCGCGTTCACTCCGGGCGTGCTGGCCTTCACGCGCGTGCTCACCGCGGACCACATCGGCGCGCAGGTGGGCAGCGGCGCGCCGGCGACGGAGCTGGGGGAAATTCTGGACGCGGACCTCTATTTCAATCCGGGAGATTCGCGCATCACCTTCGCCACGCCGCAGGCGCTCGCCGCTGCGCCCGCCGCGTATGACCTGGAATCGGTGCTGACGCACGAACTGGGGCACCTTTTCGGCTTCAGCCATTCCGCCGTCTGGAGCGCGATGATGAATCCTTTCGCGCCCGCGCCCGGCAACTACACCGGAGCGCGCCCCACCGCGCAGCAGCCGGACGCGCCGCTCGGCGAAGACGACCGCACCGGCCTGCGCGTCCTGTATCCCAGCGCGGGCGACACCACACACATCGGGAGCATCACCGGACGCGTTCTCCCGGCCAATGCCCTCGCCCTGCCCGCGGCGCCCGCGGGCGTCACCGGCATCTTCGGCGCGCACGTGGTGGCCGTGGATGCCTCCAGCGGCGCGGTGATCGCCGGCGTCCTGGGCGGGTGGAGCTGCAGCGGAGCGGGGCCGCCGCAATTCGACGGCAGCTATCGCTTCGACCGCCTCGCGGTGGGCGCGGCACAAAGCTATCAGGTCTACGCGGAGCCGCTCAACGGAGCCGTGGATCCCTCGGCGGTCAGCAATGCCCTGGGCGCGCTGTGCCGCAACGTCTCGACCGACCCGGGCTGGCCCTCCGCGGCGGCGTGCGTCGTGCCCCCGGTGGATATCGAATTCACCACCCGCATCCGGACATCTCCTTGAGCGCGGGAACCCGCCCAAATATGCCGCACGAGAAATCCCCAAGGTGTAAAATGTTTTTCTAGGGAGTTCGCCTCGGAATTTCCGGACAACGTGTCCGAATTCGGTCGTTCCTCCCGGGATTGGCAGCGCAGTAAAGTCTGGAGAGCGCGAAAATGAGCACCCGACCGAACAACCCCGCCGATATCAAAGAGACCGTGCGCCAGGAATGGACCGGCGCCGCGCCGCTTTGGAAAAAGTGGAATCACAAGTCCGTCGTGCAGTCGCACGCGGCCACGCAACTGGTCGTGCAGGGGGCGGAGTTGCAGCCCGGGATGCACGTGCTGGATCTGGCCAGCGGCACGGGCGAGCCCTCGCTCAGCCTGGCGAAGGCCGTGGGATCCGCAGGGCGCGTGGTGGCCACCGACCTGGTGCC contains:
- a CDS encoding matrixin family metalloprotease, producing the protein MQRCLYRFTAGALALCLTLFSAQTARGYAFNQVVPDLRLSPSVAGSSACPIPAHQLTAAGSLTVQWSTILGTNPLTILTQDQSTSGRLNEIEQAIQQSLNVWTGVSGSALQPAVLAPLVRAASANICAADGLNSICFDQSDAAFTPGVLAFTRVLTADHIGAQVGSGAPATELGEILDADLYFNPGDSRITFATPQALAAAPAAYDLESVLTHELGHLFGFSHSAVWSAMMNPFAPAPGNYTGARPTAQQPDAPLGEDDRTGLRVLYPSAGDTTHIGSITGRVLPANALALPAAPAGVTGIFGAHVVAVDASSGAVIAGVLGGWSCSGAGPPQFDGSYRFDRLAVGAAQSYQVYAEPLNGAVDPSAVSNALGALCRNVSTDPGWPSAAACVVPPVDIEFTTRIRTSP